In one Corallococcus sp. EGB genomic region, the following are encoded:
- the gspC gene encoding type II secretion system protein GspC: MNHVMQHRSAQGLFVALVFTCALTAALIVNQVFAVLVMPGIRDSQATAPVPSNALPAPVLDEQRLAQLTGLSFVTGVNVPPAPPDLRRSTLGIRLLGTLVAQDPHWSIASVHELPAGSARSLMVSDTILGARVFAIERERLLLLVEGRLEYVDGSASGTPALVNVQPGASGLGRGIRETGADTYAVPREDVTEALTHLPELSMQARVVPAFKDGRPVGFKLFSIREDSFYSRLGLRNGDVLQRINGLDLDSPDKALEAFTKLRDARRIELQIERAGAPVRKVFDVQ, encoded by the coding sequence ATGAACCACGTCATGCAGCACAGGTCCGCTCAGGGCCTGTTCGTCGCGCTTGTCTTTACGTGTGCCCTGACGGCCGCGTTGATCGTGAACCAGGTATTCGCGGTGCTCGTGATGCCTGGTATCCGGGACAGCCAGGCCACAGCGCCGGTGCCATCGAACGCCCTGCCTGCGCCGGTCCTCGATGAGCAGCGGCTGGCGCAACTCACAGGGCTCTCGTTCGTCACCGGTGTGAACGTGCCTCCAGCGCCGCCGGACCTTCGGAGGAGCACGCTGGGCATCCGGCTGCTGGGTACCCTGGTGGCGCAGGATCCTCATTGGTCCATCGCCTCCGTCCACGAGCTTCCCGCCGGCAGTGCGCGCAGCCTGATGGTCAGCGATACCATCCTGGGTGCCCGTGTCTTCGCCATCGAGCGGGAGCGCCTCCTGCTGCTCGTGGAGGGACGGCTCGAATACGTCGACGGCTCCGCGAGCGGGACGCCCGCTCTCGTGAACGTCCAGCCAGGGGCATCCGGTCTGGGCCGTGGCATCCGCGAGACGGGGGCGGACACCTACGCCGTTCCCCGCGAGGACGTCACTGAAGCGCTCACGCACCTGCCCGAGCTGTCGATGCAGGCCCGGGTCGTGCCCGCCTTCAAGGACGGCCGCCCCGTGGGCTTCAAGCTGTTCTCCATCCGGGAGGACTCGTTCTACTCACGGCTGGGACTGCGCAATGGCGACGTGCTCCAGCGCATCAACGGCCTGGACCTGGACAGCCCCGACAAGGCGCTGGAGGCCTTCACGAAGCTGCGGGACGCCCGGCGCATCGAGCTGCAAATCGAACGCGCCGGCGCCCCGGTCCGGAAGGTCTTCGACGTCCAGTAA